One region of Solea senegalensis isolate Sse05_10M linkage group LG14, IFAPA_SoseM_1, whole genome shotgun sequence genomic DNA includes:
- the atpaf1 gene encoding ATP synthase mitochondrial F1 complex assembly factor 1, with protein MWDGSDGKMAAAMVQMSCLYRGMLAVRATGIRTLIPGLIPAQFRAFSVRKEPELEENPYYNKYQDKIQKLRSSKPQEYKVRLEQRHEAKKEVLGHSKQAEFVRLMEQELEQRDKMAVGDGTSGGFTKNKVRQKFFFFY; from the exons ATGTGGGACGGGAGCGATGGAAAGATGGCGGCTGCTATGgtacaaatgtcatgtttgtacCGGGGCATGTTAGCGGTCAGAGCCACCGGCATCAGGACGCTGATTCCCGGGCTCATTCCGGCGCAATTCCGGGCCTTCTCGGTGCGGAAGGAGccggagctggaggagaatcCGTATTACAACAAATACCAGGACAAGATCCAGAAGCTGCGCAG ctccaAACCACAGGAGTACAAGGTTCGACTAGAGCAGCGTCATGAGGCCAAGAAGGAAGTGCTCGGACACTCGAAGCAGGCGGAGTTCGTCCGGCTCATGGAGCAGGAG CTGGAGCAAAGGGACAAGATGGCTGTTGGTGACGGGACATCAGGAGGTTTTACAAAGAACAAGGTGagacaaaagtttttttttttttattaa
- the LOC122780777 gene encoding tripartite motif-containing protein 65-like isoform X1 → MVYCVIFMIIIRKPRICLVDVVAVFHQQMAVKLKLSSCFGSATVSCVLRPLQTKQLPQAMMAQAPLSMDPDQFSCSICLMLLKDPVTIPCGHSYCMSCLTQYWDRQRVCSCPQCRATFSPRPTLGRNTLLVEMLQTLKLSLVPSAPPLYEDHGFDHATFDVSSVRLERTDGQRLLENTRRHLAEQIKESDQELQQLKQTMRSFSRLSKAAMKDSSRIFVELLEFLERRRVEMKELIRAQEKAEVARAENQLQRLEQHVSELRRRDSELERLYQSQDQHLITQMCQSYHSPASAGAPGSLTVSPNVSFGPVRRAVSDLKEQLQTLYHREFPAITSVVKSVNILQIKKANMAIPADVPDLDSRSSLLQNFVSLSLDPFTAHKELSLTDGNRAVSRTGQLHSYRDHPDRFDSWGQVLCREGLEGRSYWEAEWTGQQVGLGLTYESIGRKGSSNDCRLGHNSFSWGLSCNASSFTFCHGNESQALATPSSSVSNRIGVFVDFEAGMIRFYMATPRGVHLLHSLKTHFTQPLYPAVWLGANSTVTFCAVD, encoded by the exons atggtttactgtgtgatatttatgaTAATTATCAGAAAACCTCGCATCTGTTTGGTCGATGTAGTCGCTGTGTTtcaccagcagatggcagtcAAACTCAAACTGAGCTCTTGCTTCGGGTCCGCAACTGTTTCCTGTGTCCTCCGGCCGCTGCAGACTAAACAG CTTCCTCAGGCGATGATGGCTCAGGCTCCTCTCAGCATGGACCCAGACCAGTTCAGCTGCTCCATCTGTCTCATGCTCCTCAAGGATCCAGTCACTATCCCGTGTGGCCACAGCTACTGCATGAGCTGCCTGACACAGTACTGGGACCGTCAGCGTGTGTGCAGCTGTCCACAGTGTAGAGCCACCTTCAGTCCCAGACCCACTCTGGGCAGGAACACTCTGCTGGTGGAGATGTTGCAGACACTCAAGCTGAGTTTGgttccctcagctcctcctctgtACGAGGACCATGGCTTTGACCACGCTACATTTGACGTGTCTTCCGTTCGCCTTGAGAGGACTGATGGTCAG AGGCTTTTGGAGAACACGCGCAGACATCTAGCAGAGCAAATCAAAGAAAGTGACCAGGAGCTTCAGCAGCTGAAGCAAACTATGCGCTCCTTCTCT CGTCTGTCCAAAGCTGCAATGAAGGACAGTAGCCGGATCTTCGTGGAGCTGCTGGAGTTTTTGGAGCGCCGTCGCGTTGAGATGAAGGAACTGATCCGAGCTCAGGAGAAGGCGGAAGTGGCTCGAGCCGAGAACCAACTGCAGCGTCTGGAGCAGCATGTCTcagagctgaggaggagagacagcgAGCTGGAGCGACTGTACCAGAGTCAGGACCAGCACCTGATAACACAG ATGTGTCAGTCTTACCACAGTCCAGCCTCTGCAGGAGCCCCCGGATCTCTGACAGTCAGCCCGAACGTCTCCTTCGGGCCTGTGAGGAGGGCAGTGTCAGACCTGAAAGAGCAGCTGCAAACTCTGTACCACAGAGAATTCCCAGCTATCACCTCTGTAG TGAAATCTGTCAACATCCTGCAGATAAAAAAGGCCAACATGG CTATCCCTGCAGACGTGCCGGATTTGGACAGCAGAAGTAGTCTCCTTCAGA actTCGTTTCTCTCTCTTTGGACCCGTTTACAGCACACAAGGAGCTCTCTCTCACTGACGGGAACCGTGCGGTGAGTCGAACCGGACAACTTCACTCTTACCGGGACCATCCTGATCGGTTCGACTCATGGGGCCAGGTGCTGTGTCGCGAAGGACTCGAGGGCCGCAGCTACTGGGAGGCCGAGTGGACTGGACAACAAGTGGGACTGGGGCTCACTTACGAGAGCATCGGTAGAAAG GGATCATCCAATGACTGCAGACTGGGACACAACTCCTTCTCATGGGGTCTTAGCTGCAACGCCTCCTCTTTCACCTTCTGTCATGGAAATGAATCCCAGGCGCTGGCGACACCCTCCAGCTCTGTGTCAAACCGGATTGGAGTGTTTGTGGACTTTGAAGCAGGAATGATCCGCTTCTACATGGCGACACCCAGAGGAGTCCACCTCCTGCACAGCCTGAAAACCCACTTCACCCAGCCCCTATACCCTGCGGTGTGGCTTGGAGCCAATTCTACCGTCACCTTCTGCGCCGTGGACTGA
- the LOC122780777 gene encoding tripartite motif-containing protein 65-like isoform X2 produces the protein MMAQAPLSMDPDQFSCSICLMLLKDPVTIPCGHSYCMSCLTQYWDRQRVCSCPQCRATFSPRPTLGRNTLLVEMLQTLKLSLVPSAPPLYEDHGFDHATFDVSSVRLERTDGQRLLENTRRHLAEQIKESDQELQQLKQTMRSFSRLSKAAMKDSSRIFVELLEFLERRRVEMKELIRAQEKAEVARAENQLQRLEQHVSELRRRDSELERLYQSQDQHLITQMCQSYHSPASAGAPGSLTVSPNVSFGPVRRAVSDLKEQLQTLYHREFPAITSVVKSVNILQIKKANMAIPADVPDLDSRSSLLQNFVSLSLDPFTAHKELSLTDGNRAVSRTGQLHSYRDHPDRFDSWGQVLCREGLEGRSYWEAEWTGQQVGLGLTYESIGRKGSSNDCRLGHNSFSWGLSCNASSFTFCHGNESQALATPSSSVSNRIGVFVDFEAGMIRFYMATPRGVHLLHSLKTHFTQPLYPAVWLGANSTVTFCAVD, from the exons ATGATGGCTCAGGCTCCTCTCAGCATGGACCCAGACCAGTTCAGCTGCTCCATCTGTCTCATGCTCCTCAAGGATCCAGTCACTATCCCGTGTGGCCACAGCTACTGCATGAGCTGCCTGACACAGTACTGGGACCGTCAGCGTGTGTGCAGCTGTCCACAGTGTAGAGCCACCTTCAGTCCCAGACCCACTCTGGGCAGGAACACTCTGCTGGTGGAGATGTTGCAGACACTCAAGCTGAGTTTGgttccctcagctcctcctctgtACGAGGACCATGGCTTTGACCACGCTACATTTGACGTGTCTTCCGTTCGCCTTGAGAGGACTGATGGTCAG AGGCTTTTGGAGAACACGCGCAGACATCTAGCAGAGCAAATCAAAGAAAGTGACCAGGAGCTTCAGCAGCTGAAGCAAACTATGCGCTCCTTCTCT CGTCTGTCCAAAGCTGCAATGAAGGACAGTAGCCGGATCTTCGTGGAGCTGCTGGAGTTTTTGGAGCGCCGTCGCGTTGAGATGAAGGAACTGATCCGAGCTCAGGAGAAGGCGGAAGTGGCTCGAGCCGAGAACCAACTGCAGCGTCTGGAGCAGCATGTCTcagagctgaggaggagagacagcgAGCTGGAGCGACTGTACCAGAGTCAGGACCAGCACCTGATAACACAG ATGTGTCAGTCTTACCACAGTCCAGCCTCTGCAGGAGCCCCCGGATCTCTGACAGTCAGCCCGAACGTCTCCTTCGGGCCTGTGAGGAGGGCAGTGTCAGACCTGAAAGAGCAGCTGCAAACTCTGTACCACAGAGAATTCCCAGCTATCACCTCTGTAG TGAAATCTGTCAACATCCTGCAGATAAAAAAGGCCAACATGG CTATCCCTGCAGACGTGCCGGATTTGGACAGCAGAAGTAGTCTCCTTCAGA actTCGTTTCTCTCTCTTTGGACCCGTTTACAGCACACAAGGAGCTCTCTCTCACTGACGGGAACCGTGCGGTGAGTCGAACCGGACAACTTCACTCTTACCGGGACCATCCTGATCGGTTCGACTCATGGGGCCAGGTGCTGTGTCGCGAAGGACTCGAGGGCCGCAGCTACTGGGAGGCCGAGTGGACTGGACAACAAGTGGGACTGGGGCTCACTTACGAGAGCATCGGTAGAAAG GGATCATCCAATGACTGCAGACTGGGACACAACTCCTTCTCATGGGGTCTTAGCTGCAACGCCTCCTCTTTCACCTTCTGTCATGGAAATGAATCCCAGGCGCTGGCGACACCCTCCAGCTCTGTGTCAAACCGGATTGGAGTGTTTGTGGACTTTGAAGCAGGAATGATCCGCTTCTACATGGCGACACCCAGAGGAGTCCACCTCCTGCACAGCCTGAAAACCCACTTCACCCAGCCCCTATACCCTGCGGTGTGGCTTGGAGCCAATTCTACCGTCACCTTCTGCGCCGTGGACTGA